One window from the genome of Cryptomeria japonica chromosome 6, Sugi_1.0, whole genome shotgun sequence encodes:
- the LOC131060695 gene encoding vacuolar protein 8: MDTYEGDVGFDPQKLLKTALDSIPQVVAETLSTKVFSTKWQAIRTKLEELGTTLATVADCPHWAENSLMKELLPRVVSSLDEIRDLARSCTALNFSGKLLMQSDLDVVVSKLNLHLRDSDLLLKSGVLGAEFDGAGDGEEVLLVKDVFARLQIGNTEQKDKALSALIKLLEQDGQSVMSAAKEKDIGYLVHLLDSNVAVLREQSTVAVSILARSDSCKACSLLGEGSVVAPLVRVLESGSSLAKEKAAEALHALTVDNSENSWAVCANGGVSDLVNVCHSADTELRATGVRILSNLWAVEEIRIEIIGEGAIPVLVSLLNSGAPPVQESAARCIDLMASDDEKVRQIIESKGGFESLFRLLERAESLQAREIALRAIHNLSTSPSAERIVMDSPKFLKLLVQTLDSGYSALQNLAAAVICNLSGSNETNRVLGKAGCIPLLARMLDGKAGSSQEIAARALSSLFLLRSNRKEFIKDEVGVSCLVGLLNPENETVAKKFPLLAVEALSNSDSGKIKIVHAGGCQHLEKLAEMEVVGAKKILNKIAGNSKLLKIFSGKWLN, translated from the coding sequence ATGGACACGTACGAAGGAGATGTGGGGTTCGATCCGCAAAAGTTGCTGAAAACAGCACTGGATTCGATTCCGCAGGTGGTTGCAGAGACTTTGTCGACCAAGGTATTTTCGACCAAATGGCAGGCGATCAGAACAAAGCTGGAGGAGCTCGGGACTACGTTGGCTACTGTAGCGGATTGTCCTCACTGGGCGGAGAATTCGTTGATGAAGGAGCTTCTTCCTCGGGTGGTGTCGAGCCTGGATGAAATCAGAGACCTGGCTAGAAGCTGCACGGCTCTTAACTTCAGCGGGAAGCTCCTTATGCAGAGCGATTTGGATGTGGTGGTGAGCAAGCTGAATTTGCACCTCAGGGATTCGGATCTTCTGTTAAAGAGTGGTGTTCTGGGGGCAGAATTTGATGGTGCAGGGGACGGGGAGGAAGTTCTTCTTGTCAAGGATGTGTTTGCCAGGCTGCAGATAGGAAATACAGAGCAGAAAGACAAGGCGCTGAGTGCTTTGATAAAGCTTCTTGAACAGGACGGGCAGAGCGTTATGAGCGCCGCCAAGGAAAAGGATATTGGTTACCTGGTGCATTTGTTGGATTCGAATGTGGCGGTTCTAAGAGAGCAGTCTACGGTTGCGGTTTCGATTCTGGCCCGCTCTGATAGTTGTAAGGCTTGTTCTCTTTTGGGCGAAGGGTCTGTCGTGGCGCCCCTGGTTAGGGTTTTAGAGAGCGGCAGTAGTCTGGCAAAGGAGAAGGCCGCAGAGGCTCTACATGCGTTGACTGTGGATAATTCTGAGAATTCATGGGCGGTTTGTGCAAATGGAGGGGTTTCAGACCTTGTCAATGTGTGCCACTCTGCAGACACGGAGTTGCGGGCGACTGGGGTTAGAATCCTGTCGAATTTGTGGGCGGTGGAGGAAATTAGGATTGAAATTATAGGGGAGGGAGCAATTCCTGTTTTGGTCAGTTTGCTGAATTCAGGGGCGCCTCCTGTGCAAGAATCCGCGGCGAGATGCATAGATTTGATGGCTTCTGATGATGAAAAAGTGAGGCAGATAATTGAGAGTAAAGGGGGATTTGAATCCCTGTTCCGGTTATTGGAACGAGCAGAGAGTCTTCAGGCCAGAGAGATTGCATTGAGGGCAATTCACAACCTCTCTACATCACCCTCGGCTGAAAGAATTGTAAtggattctcctaaatttctcaagCTACTGGTACAGACTCTTGATAGTGGATACTCTGCACTTCAGAATTTGGCAGCCGCGGTCATCTGCAATTTATCTGGGTCAAACGAAACAAACAGGGTGTTGGGGAAAGCAGGGTGCATTCCCCTGCTTGCAAGGATGCTTGATGGCAAAGCTGGTTCTTCTCAGGAAATCGCTGCGCGGGCACTTTCCAGTCTTTTTCTCCTCAGAAGCAATAGAAAAGAATTCATTAAAGATGAGGTTGGTGTCTCTTGTCTGGTAGGGTTGCTCAATCCTGAAAATGAGACCGTGGCCAAGAAATTTCCTCTTTTGGCAGTAGAGGCCCTCTCCAACAGCGACAGCGGCAAGATAAAAATTGTCCATGCAGGAGGTTGCCAGCATCTTGAGAAATTGGCGGAGATGGAAGTGGTTGGAGCAAAGAAGATTCTAAACAAGATAGCAGGGAACAGCAAATTACTCAAAATATTTAGTGGGAAATGGTTAAATTGA